The Herpetosiphonaceae bacterium sequence CGCGCGGGCGGCATCGGGGTTGCTGGTGGCGCAGGCGGCGATGGTCGGCCAGGCGCGGTCGAGGACGAGCACCTGGGCGGTGGTGGCGGGCAGGCGGTCGGCGACGCGCGCCTCGGTGAGCACGACGACGGGCGCGGCATCCTGAAGCATGAACTGCAAGCGCGCGGCGGGATAGTTGGGATCGAGGGGCAGGTAGGCGCCGCCGGCCTTGAGAATGGCGAGCAGGCCGACGAGCAGATCGGCGGAGCGGGGCAGGCAGACGGCGACGCGCTGCTCCGGGGCGACGCCGAGGGATCGGAGATGGTGGGCAAGCTGGTTGGCGCGGGCGTTGAGCTGGGCGTAGGTGAGCTGCTGCGCCTCAAAGACGACGGCGACGGCGTCGGGGGTGCGCGCGGCTTGCTGCTCGATCAGCGTATGGAGGCAGGCGTCCTGCGGATAGGCCGCCGCCGTGGCGTTCCACTCCACCAGCAGCGTGTGGCGCTCGGCCTCCGTCATCAAACCGATGTCGCGCAGCGGGCGGTCCAGCCCGTCGAGCATATCCTCAAGCAGCGCCTGAAGCTGCGCCAGCAGCCGCTCGATCGTGCCGGGATCGAAGTGCCGCGTCTCATAGCCGATCCGCAGCGTCAGCGATCGTCTTGGCACAGCGACCAGCGTCAATGGATAGTTGGTCTGCTGGAAGATGCGCAGGCCCGACTCCTCGAACGCCTCGGTCGGATAGTTCTCGAAAACGACGATGCTCTCGAAGAGCCGCTCGCCCGGCGGTACATCGCTCCAGCGCTGAACATCGACCAGCGGGCTGTAAGCGTACTGACGCAGCTCCGCCTGTCGCTGCTGCAAGGCCAGCAGCCAATCGCGCAGGCTTTGCTCCGCCTGCGCCTGGACGCGCAGCGGCAGCGTGTTGATGAAGCAGCCGACCATCGTCTCGCTTCCGGCAAGATCAGCCGGACGACCGGAGACAGTCGTGCCGAAGACAAGGTCGCGCTCGCCGCTGTAGGCTCGCAGCAGCAGCGCCCATGCGCCGTGGACCAGCGTGCTGAGCGTGAGCCGCTCCTGACGCGCCAGCGTTTGGAGCGCTTCGGTCTGCTCGGGCGAGAGCAGGATCTGGCTCTTGTCGTAGGCGTGGGCCGTGCCCGATCGCCCCGCGCCATGATCGACCGGCAGCGGCGTGCGCGTGGTAAATCCCTGCAAGATCCGCCGCCAGTAGCTCTGGGCCTCGTCAAGATCCTGCCTGCGCAGCCAGCTCAGGTAGTCGCGGTAGGGCCGACGGCGGCTCAGGCGTGGTGCCTGTCCCTGAAGCATCGCCGAGTAGGCCGCGAAGACATCCTGGATCACCAGCGGCACCGACCAGCCATCCAGCAGCAGGTGGTGGTAGCTCCACACGATATGGAATGTTTCGGGCCCGCCGCGAATCACCGTTACGCGCATCAAGGGCGCTTCGGTCAGATCAAAGCCCTGCTCGCGGTCGCGCTGAAGATATATCTCAAGCTGCGTCTCCTGCTCCGCAGGCGACAGGTCGCTCCAGTCGAGCTCGATGAACGGCAAACGGGCCTGCCGCTGGACCATTTGCATCGGCTCGTCGAGATCTTCCCAAAAGAACGCCGTGCGCAGGATTGGATGCTGATCGACGACATACTGCCAGGCGCGTGCGAACACCGGCACCACCCACTCCTGATTCAGCGTCCAGCTAAACTGCTCGAAGTACACCCCTGAGGTCGGAGTATACAAGCTGTGAAAGAGGATGCCTTGCTGGATCGGTGTGAGTTTATAGATGTCGGCGATGTTCTCATGCTTCACTTGGCCCGTCTCCTAATACTGGTCATGAACTTATCCAGATCTTTTTGGCTCAGCCCGGCCTCAGGGAAGTCCGAGGGCGTGTAGCCGCCCACGTCTCCCGACAGGCAGTGCTCGATGATCGTTTGTAGCGACTCGGTGCAGCGATAGGCCAGATCCTCGATCGTAGCGCGGCTGTGGATCTGCTCGCTGTAACGCCACTCCATCTGTAACTGGCCGTCGACGATGCGCGCGGCAATATCCACGAGATGGCTGCGGCGTCCCTGCGGGCTGTGCGCGGCGACGTGAAGGGCGTCGGCTCCACTGAAGATAGGTGCATCGGGCGCGATCTGCTCGATCTGGCCCTCGTAGGTAAAGCCGATCTCAGGCTGCGGCAGCGCCGCCAGCCGCTCGGCGGTTTCCTGATCGGCGCTCAGGTAGCGCAGCAGGCCGTAGCTGATGCCGCTCTGCGGCACGCGCCGGAGCTGCTCTTTGATGCCCTTGATCACATCGCCGATGTCCCACATGTCGCCCAGGTCGAGCAGCATCGGGTAGCGCGTCGTCAGACAGCCGACCGTGCGCGACAGGTCGAGGTCTTCAAGGCCCGCATCCCGCCCGCGCCCTTGCAGCTCGACCAGCAGGCTGCGCCCGCCGTCCCACTGCTGGAACGCCTGGGCAATCGCCGTCAGCAGCACCTCGTCGGTCTGCGTCCGGTACGCGGTCGCCACGTCGTGGAGCAGATTCTGAGTCTCCTCGGCGCTGAGCGCTACCACAACGCTGCGCGCCGATCCATAGGTGTTGGCGGCAAGATCGGCGGCGTGATCGATCGGCAGCGGCGCTACGTCGGTCCACTCCTGGTCCAGCCAGTAGCTCAGCGTGTCCTTGACCTCATCCGACTGTGCGAGGTCCTGAAGCCGCTCGGCCCAGCGCTTGAACGATGCGGTCTTGGCGGGCAGCGCTACGGCCTCGCCCCGGCTGAGCTGCTCGTAGGCGGCCTGGAGATCGTCCAGAATCAGCCGCCAGGAAGCCTCGTCGACCAGCAGGTGATGGATCACCAGCAGCACGCGGCTCGGCTGAGCGGGGCCAAGGTCGAAGTGCGCCACGCGCACCAGCGGTCCGTGCGTCAGGTTGAGGCTCGCGTGCAGATCCGCCGCCGTCGCCTCGATCTCCGCGCGATGCTCGCTCTCCGGCAGCGTCGAGAAGTCCACCGAGGTGAAGGGCACCACCTGCTCAGGCGCTGCGTTCTGCTGCTGCCAGCCATGCTCGTCCTGCGTAAAGCGCAGCCGCAGCGCGTCGTGATGCGTGAGCACCTGCTGGAGCGCCCGTTCGAGCAGCGCCGGATCGAGCTGCTGGCGCGCTGTTAGCAGCAGCGCCTGGTTCCAGTGGTTCGGATTCGGCAGGTGCCGGTCGAAGAACCAGTGCTGGATCGGCGTTAGCGGCACCGGCCCGGTAATCGTGCTCGGCTCGGTCTGCACCAGCGCAACATCGCCTACCTGCGCCGCCAGCTCGGCGACGGTCTGGTGCTGGAAGAGCTGCGCGGGCGTGAGATGGAAGCCCGCCTCGTTGGCGCGCGCGATGATCTGAATCGCCAGCACCGAGTCGCCGCCGAGCTCGAAGAAGTTGTCGTGGATGCCAACCGCGTCGATGCCCAGCACGCGCTGCCAGACCTCGGAGAGCGCCCGCTCGACATCGCTGGTCGGCTCGACGTAGGGCGTCTGCACGTTTGGCCGCGCGTGTGTCGGCCTTGGTGCCTGGCTCTTCTCGATCTGTTCGAGCATGCGCATCTGCGTCGCCGAGCGCGCCCGCTCGATTGCGGCGTCCAGGTCTTTGATGCAGACGACGATCTGCGGCAGGCGGATGCGCGACAGAATGCGCGTGAACGCATCGACGCCTTCGCCGGGCGTCATGCCTTCCAGCGTCGGCAGGGCATCGTCCGCAGCCTCGCCGCTGGCAGCCATCACGTTGAGCGCCATCACATCGTTCGTCACCATCGGCACCGGCGCGAGCGCCGAGGTATCCAGCGGCGTGGCGCTATCGACCACCGTCTGCTCCTGATCGCTCAGGCTGCGCGCGGCGGACGAGTTGACCCGCTTCATGGTGAACTGCTCGATGTCGACCAGCTCGGTGCCGAACTCGTCCATGATCGTGATGTCGAACGAGATCGTTTCGCGGTTCGGATCGGCGGCCTCGTTGTACTTGACGTAGCTATAGATCCGCTGCGGCAGCGCGCCCCGGAACTTGAGCCGGGTGTACGACAGCGGCAGATAGCTGCCCTCGCCCGCGACGCCGCTGGCGAAAGCAGTTGCCACGTCCAGCAGCGCGGGATGCAGCCCAAAGCTGTTGAGATCGTCGGCGAATGCCTCCGGCAGCTCCAGCAGGCCTAGGCCCTCGTTGTTGCCGATATGGACCTTCTTGAGGCTGCGCCAGCGCGGACCCCAGTAGACGAACTTCTCGATCTGATCCAGCTCTTCTTCGGTGACGATCCGCTCGCGGACGTTGCAGCGCGCGATCAGCGCCTCGATGTCGTGCTGGTGTGGCTGCGTGTCGCTCAGGCGGCTGACGCGGCCCATGACGTGATCCTGCC is a genomic window containing:
- a CDS encoding condensation domain-containing protein produces the protein MKHENIADIYKLTPIQQGILFHSLYTPTSGVYFEQFSWTLNQEWVVPVFARAWQYVVDQHPILRTAFFWEDLDEPMQMVQRQARLPFIELDWSDLSPAEQETQLEIYLQRDREQGFDLTEAPLMRVTVIRGGPETFHIVWSYHHLLLDGWSVPLVIQDVFAAYSAMLQGQAPRLSRRRPYRDYLSWLRRQDLDEAQSYWRRILQGFTTRTPLPVDHGAGRSGTAHAYDKSQILLSPEQTEALQTLARQERLTLSTLVHGAWALLLRAYSGERDLVFGTTVSGRPADLAGSETMVGCFINTLPLRVQAQAEQSLRDWLLALQQRQAELRQYAYSPLVDVQRWSDVPPGERLFESIVVFENYPTEAFEESGLRIFQQTNYPLTLVAVPRRSLTLRIGYETRHFDPGTIERLLAQLQALLEDMLDGLDRPLRDIGLMTEAERHTLLVEWNATAAAYPQDACLHTLIEQQAARTPDAVAVVFEAQQLTYAQLNARANQLAHHLRSLGVAPEQRVAVCLPRSADLLVGLLAILKAGGAYLPLDPNYPAARLQFMLQDAAPVVVLTEARVADRLPATTAQVLVLDRAWPTIAACATSNPDAARA